A genomic region of Carassius carassius chromosome 13, fCarCar2.1, whole genome shotgun sequence contains the following coding sequences:
- the gemin7 gene encoding gem-associated protein 7 gives MKTPVSVLRLPRGPDPNSRGFDPSSPRFIALCPTSVPSSSSSSSDEEEQRLRAELRESFLRTLLLMTGKRVRFDMHEHVRVHARFGASDIDVLNLQVSDLETPLGVQREALLRCQDVIACSFEV, from the coding sequence ATGAAGACTCCGGTGAGCGTCCTGCGGCTGCCCCGAGGACCAGACCCGAACAGCCGAGGATTCGACCCGAGTTCTCCCCGCTTCATCGCTCTCTGCCCCACAAGCGtcccctcttcctcctcctcctcctcagatgAAGAGGAGCAGCGGCTGCGAGCGGAGCTGCGCGAGAGTTTTTTGCGGACTCTTTTACTGATGACGGGCAAGCGAGTCCGGTTCGACATGCACGAGCACGTGCGCGTGCACGCGAGGTTCGGCGCCTCGGACATCGACGTGCTGAACCTGCAGGTGTCTGATCTGGAGACTCCTCTCGGGGTTCAGAGAGAGGCGCTTCTGAGGTGCCAGGATGTGATCGCGTGCTCCTTCGAAGTGTGA